A stretch of Pseudomonas sp. LS.1a DNA encodes these proteins:
- the hisB gene encoding imidazoleglycerol-phosphate dehydratase HisB, which produces MVERKASVERNTLETQVKCSINLDGSGKARFDIGVPFLEHMLDQIARHGLIDLDIECKGDTHIDDHHTVEDVGITLGMAFAQAIGDKKGIFRYGHAYVPLDEALSRVVIDFSGRPGLQMHVPYTRASVGGFDVDLFQEFFQGFVNHALVTLHIDNLRGHNTHHQIETVFKAFGRALRMAITLDERMAGQMPSTKGCL; this is translated from the coding sequence ATGGTCGAACGTAAGGCTTCCGTCGAGCGCAACACCCTGGAAACCCAGGTCAAGTGCTCGATCAACCTCGATGGCAGTGGCAAGGCCCGATTCGATATCGGTGTGCCTTTCCTTGAACACATGCTGGACCAGATCGCCCGCCATGGGCTGATCGATCTGGATATCGAGTGCAAGGGTGACACGCATATCGACGATCACCATACCGTCGAAGACGTCGGCATCACCCTGGGCATGGCATTCGCCCAGGCCATCGGTGACAAGAAGGGCATCTTCCGCTACGGCCACGCCTACGTGCCGCTGGACGAAGCGCTGTCGCGCGTGGTCATCGACTTCTCCGGTCGCCCGGGCCTGCAGATGCACGTGCCGTACACCCGCGCCAGCGTCGGTGGCTTCGATGTCGACCTGTTCCAGGAGTTCTTCCAGGGCTTCGTCAACCACGCCCTGGTGACCCTGCACATCGACAACCTGCGTGGTCACAACACCCATCACCAGATCGAGACCGTGTTCAAGGCTTTCGGCCGCGCCTTGCGCATGGCCATTACCCTCGACGAGCGCATGGCCGGGCAGATGCCTTCCACCAAAGGGTGCCTGTAA
- the hisH gene encoding imidazole glycerol phosphate synthase subunit HisH, which yields MQTVAVIDYGMGNLHSVAKALEHVGAGKVLVTSDAAVIREADRVVFPGVGAIRDCMAEIRRLGFDSLVREVSQDRPFLGICVGMQALLDHSEENDGVDCIGLFPGQVRFFGKDLQEDGEHLKVPHMGWNEVGQTNDHPLWHDIPDRARFYFVHSYYINAGKPAQVVGRGHYGVDFAAALADGSRFAVQFHPEKSHTHGLQLLQNFVAWDGRW from the coding sequence ATGCAGACGGTAGCCGTAATCGACTATGGCATGGGCAACCTGCACTCGGTGGCCAAGGCGCTCGAGCATGTAGGTGCCGGTAAGGTGCTGGTCACCAGCGATGCTGCGGTTATCCGCGAAGCCGACCGTGTGGTGTTTCCGGGGGTGGGCGCGATTCGCGACTGCATGGCCGAAATCCGCCGCCTGGGCTTCGACAGCCTGGTGCGCGAAGTCAGCCAGGACCGCCCGTTCCTCGGCATCTGTGTGGGTATGCAGGCACTGCTTGACCACAGCGAAGAAAACGACGGTGTCGACTGCATCGGCCTGTTCCCCGGCCAGGTGCGTTTCTTCGGCAAAGACCTGCAGGAAGACGGCGAGCACCTGAAGGTGCCGCACATGGGCTGGAACGAAGTCGGCCAGACCAACGACCACCCACTGTGGCACGACATCCCCGACCGAGCGCGGTTCTACTTCGTGCACAGCTACTACATCAATGCCGGCAAGCCGGCCCAGGTGGTCGGCCGCGGCCATTACGGTGTCGATTTCGCTGCCGCGCTGGCCGATGGTTCGCGCTTTGCCGTGCAGTTCCACCCGGAGAAGAGCCATACCCATGGCCTGCAGCTGCTGCAGAACTTCGTCGCCTGGGACGGGCGCTGGTAA
- a CDS encoding DUF2164 domain-containing protein codes for MSRSKTKAPVITLAPEQEREALHTLKRFLEDRFELELGSFEVAEVLELFSKEIAPHYYNRAIADVQLHLKERFESIESDLWALEKP; via the coding sequence ATGAGCAGGTCGAAGACCAAGGCCCCGGTCATCACCCTGGCCCCCGAGCAAGAGCGCGAAGCACTGCACACGCTCAAGCGCTTCCTCGAAGACCGTTTCGAGCTGGAGCTGGGGTCGTTCGAAGTGGCCGAGGTCCTCGAGCTGTTCAGCAAAGAAATTGCACCCCATTACTACAACAGGGCGATTGCCGATGTTCAGCTGCACCTCAAGGAGCGGTTCGAGAGCATCGAAAGTGATCTGTGGGCGCTCGAGAAGCCCTGA
- the hisA gene encoding 1-(5-phosphoribosyl)-5-[(5-phosphoribosylamino)methylideneamino]imidazole-4-carboxamide isomerase yields MLIIPAIDLKDGACVRLRQGRMEDSTVFSDDPVSMAAKWVEGGCRRLHLVDLNGAFEGQPVNGEVVTAIAKRYPTLPIQIGGGIRSLETIEHYVKAGVSYVIIGTKAVKQPEFVAEACKAFPGKVIVGLDAKDGFVATDGWAEVSSVQVIDLAKRFEADGVSAIVYTDIAKDGMMQGCNVPFTKALAEATSIPVIASGGIHNLGDIKALLDAKAPGIIGAITGRAIYEGTLDVAEAQAFCDNYQG; encoded by the coding sequence ATGCTGATTATCCCCGCTATCGATCTGAAGGACGGTGCCTGCGTGCGCCTGCGCCAGGGCCGCATGGAAGACTCCACGGTATTTTCCGACGACCCGGTGAGCATGGCCGCCAAGTGGGTCGAGGGTGGCTGCCGCCGCCTGCACCTGGTCGACCTCAACGGCGCCTTCGAAGGCCAGCCGGTCAACGGTGAAGTGGTCACCGCCATTGCCAAGCGCTACCCGACCCTGCCGATCCAGATCGGCGGTGGCATCCGCTCGCTGGAAACCATCGAGCACTACGTCAAGGCTGGCGTCAGCTACGTGATCATTGGCACCAAGGCGGTCAAGCAGCCGGAGTTCGTTGCCGAAGCGTGCAAGGCCTTCCCGGGCAAGGTCATCGTTGGCCTGGACGCAAAAGACGGCTTCGTCGCCACTGATGGCTGGGCTGAAGTGAGCTCGGTGCAGGTCATCGACCTGGCCAAGCGTTTCGAGGCCGATGGCGTCTCGGCGATCGTCTACACCGACATCGCCAAGGACGGCATGATGCAGGGCTGCAACGTGCCGTTCACCAAGGCGCTGGCAGAAGCCACCTCGATCCCGGTGATCGCCTCGGGCGGCATCCATAACCTGGGCGACATCAAGGCCCTGCTGGACGCCAAGGCCCCGGGCATCATCGGCGCCATCACCGGCCGTGCCATCTATGAAGGCACCCTCGATGTCGCCGAGGCCCAGGCCTTCTGCGACAACTACCAAGGCTGA
- the hisF gene encoding imidazole glycerol phosphate synthase subunit HisF, translating to MALAKRIIPCLDVDNGRVVKGVKFENIRDAGDPVEIARRYDEQGADEITFLDITASVDGRDTTLHTVERMASQVFIPLTVGGGVRTVQDIRNLLNAGADKVSINTAAVFNPEFVGEAADRFGSQCIVVAIDAKKVSGPGEQPRWEIFTHGGRKPTGLDAVEWAKKMEGLGAGEILLTSMDQDGMKNGFDLGVTRAISDALGIPVIASGGVGNLQHLADGILEGHASAVLAASIFHFGEYTVPEAKAYMASRGIVVR from the coding sequence ATGGCACTGGCCAAGCGCATCATCCCTTGCCTGGACGTGGACAACGGCCGGGTGGTCAAGGGCGTCAAGTTCGAGAATATCCGTGATGCCGGCGACCCGGTGGAAATCGCCCGTCGCTACGACGAGCAAGGTGCCGACGAAATCACCTTCCTCGACATCACCGCCAGCGTCGATGGCCGCGACACCACCCTGCATACCGTCGAGCGCATGGCCAGCCAGGTGTTCATCCCGCTGACCGTGGGCGGCGGCGTGCGCACCGTGCAGGACATCCGCAACCTGCTCAATGCCGGTGCCGACAAGGTTTCGATCAACACGGCTGCGGTGTTCAACCCGGAGTTTGTCGGCGAGGCAGCGGACCGTTTCGGTTCGCAGTGCATCGTTGTCGCCATCGACGCCAAGAAGGTGTCCGGGCCGGGTGAGCAGCCGCGCTGGGAGATTTTCACCCATGGTGGGCGCAAGCCGACCGGGCTGGATGCCGTTGAATGGGCGAAGAAGATGGAAGGCCTGGGGGCTGGCGAGATCCTGCTGACCAGCATGGACCAGGACGGCATGAAGAACGGCTTCGACCTGGGTGTTACCCGTGCGATCAGTGATGCGCTGGGTATTCCGGTGATTGCCTCGGGTGGGGTGGGTAACCTGCAGCACCTGGCTGACGGCATTCTGGAAGGGCACGCCAGTGCGGTGCTGGCGGCCAGTATCTTCCATTTTGGCGAGTACACCGTGCCGGAGGCCAAGGCCTACATGGCTTCGCGCGGGATCGTTGTTCGCTGA
- the choV gene encoding choline ABC transporter ATP-binding protein, producing the protein MSIIRFEDVDVIFSNKPREALALLDQGQTREQILKQTGLVVGVEKANLDIQKGEICVLMGLSGSGKSSLLRCINGLNTVSRGKLFVEHEGKHIDIAHCTPAELKMMRTKRIAMVFQKFALMPWLTVRENISFGLEMQGRPEKERRKLVDEKLELVGLTQWRNKKPDELSGGMQQRVGLARALAMDADILLMDEPFSALDPLIRQGLQDELLGLQAKLSKTIVFVSHDLDEALKLGSRIAIMKDGRIIQYSKPEEIVLNPADEYVRTFVAHTNPLNVLCGRSLMRSLDNCKRVNGSVCIDPGIDSWLDLGEGGSIKRARQGQNGLDLQNWAPGQDVELLGRRPTLVNADIGMRDALQIRYQTGNKLVLQDNDKVVGILGDTELYHALLGKNHG; encoded by the coding sequence ATGAGCATCATTCGTTTCGAAGACGTCGACGTCATCTTCTCCAACAAGCCGCGCGAAGCGCTGGCCCTGCTCGACCAGGGCCAGACCCGCGAGCAGATCCTCAAGCAGACCGGCCTGGTGGTGGGTGTCGAGAAGGCCAACCTGGATATCCAGAAGGGCGAGATCTGCGTGCTGATGGGCCTGTCCGGTTCGGGCAAGTCGAGTTTGCTGCGCTGCATCAACGGCCTCAACACCGTCAGCCGCGGCAAGCTGTTCGTCGAGCACGAAGGCAAGCACATCGACATTGCCCACTGCACCCCGGCCGAGCTGAAGATGATGCGCACCAAGCGCATTGCCATGGTGTTCCAGAAGTTCGCCCTGATGCCCTGGCTGACGGTGCGCGAGAACATCAGCTTTGGCCTGGAAATGCAGGGCCGCCCCGAGAAGGAACGGCGCAAGCTGGTTGACGAGAAGCTCGAACTGGTGGGCCTGACCCAGTGGCGCAACAAGAAGCCGGACGAACTGTCTGGCGGCATGCAGCAGCGCGTGGGCCTGGCCCGGGCGCTGGCGATGGATGCCGACATCCTGCTGATGGACGAACCGTTCTCGGCACTGGACCCGCTGATCCGCCAAGGCCTGCAAGACGAGTTGCTTGGCCTGCAGGCCAAGCTGAGCAAGACCATCGTGTTCGTCAGCCACGACCTGGACGAGGCCCTGAAGCTGGGTAGCCGCATCGCGATCATGAAGGACGGGCGGATCATCCAGTACAGCAAGCCGGAAGAGATCGTGCTCAACCCGGCCGACGAGTATGTGCGCACCTTCGTCGCCCATACCAACCCGCTGAACGTGCTGTGCGGGCGCAGCCTGATGCGCAGCCTGGACAACTGCAAGCGGGTGAATGGCTCGGTGTGCATCGATCCCGGCATCGACTCGTGGCTGGACCTTGGCGAAGGTGGCTCGATCAAGCGCGCACGCCAAGGGCAGAACGGGCTTGACCTGCAGAACTGGGCACCAGGGCAGGATGTGGAGCTGCTGGGCCGCCGCCCAACGTTGGTAAATGCCGATATCGGCATGCGCGACGCGCTACAGATTCGTTACCAGACCGGTAACAAGCTGGTGTTGCAGGACAACGACAAGGTGGTGGGGATTCTTGGGGATACCGAGCTGTATCACGCCTTGCTCGGCAAGAATCACGGTTGA
- the choW gene encoding choline ABC transporter permease subunit encodes MMLIDQKIPLGQYIASFVEWLTQNGASYFDAIAQGLEFMIHGVTSALTFFNPFVLIALFAALAHFIQRKWALTAFVALSFLLILNLGYWQETMETLAQVTFATVVCVAIGVPLGIVAAHKPMFYTAMRPVLDLMQTVPTFVYLIPTLTLFGLGVVPGLISTVVFAIAAPIRLTYLGICDVPQELMDAGKAFGCSRRQLLTRIELPHAMPSIAAGVTQCIMLSLSMVVIAALVGADGLGKPVVNALNTADISLGFEAGLAIVLLAIMLDRICKQPDLPVRGEA; translated from the coding sequence ATCATGCTTATCGATCAGAAAATACCTCTGGGCCAGTACATCGCGTCGTTCGTCGAGTGGCTGACCCAGAACGGCGCGAGTTACTTCGACGCCATCGCGCAAGGCCTGGAGTTCATGATCCATGGCGTCACCAGTGCCCTGACTTTCTTCAATCCGTTCGTGCTCATCGCTCTGTTCGCCGCCTTGGCGCACTTCATCCAGCGCAAGTGGGCGCTGACCGCATTCGTTGCCCTGTCGTTTCTGCTGATCCTCAACCTGGGTTACTGGCAGGAAACCATGGAAACCCTGGCGCAGGTCACCTTCGCCACGGTGGTGTGCGTGGCCATCGGCGTGCCGCTGGGCATCGTCGCCGCGCACAAACCGATGTTCTATACCGCCATGCGCCCGGTACTCGACCTGATGCAGACGGTACCTACCTTCGTCTACCTGATCCCCACCCTGACCCTGTTCGGCCTGGGTGTGGTGCCGGGGCTGATCTCGACGGTGGTGTTCGCCATCGCCGCGCCGATCCGCCTCACCTACCTGGGCATCTGCGACGTCCCGCAAGAGCTGATGGACGCCGGCAAGGCCTTTGGCTGCTCGCGACGCCAGCTGCTCACCCGGATTGAACTGCCGCACGCGATGCCAAGCATCGCCGCCGGCGTTACCCAGTGCATCATGCTGTCGCTGTCGATGGTGGTGATTGCCGCCCTGGTCGGTGCTGACGGCTTGGGCAAACCTGTGGTCAACGCACTGAACACCGCCGATATTTCCCTGGGCTTCGAAGCGGGCCTGGCGATCGTGCTGCTGGCGATCATGCTCGACCGTATCTGCAAGCAACCGGACCTGCCGGTAAGGGGTGAAGCATGA
- the choX gene encoding choline ABC transporter substrate-binding protein: protein MKGSPSLLLVALLSAPLLAQAAEPEQCQTVRFSDVGWTDITVTTATTSVVLEALGYKTHTTMISVPVTYKSLATGKDLDVFLGNWMPTMENDIKQYRDAGTVETVRANLENAKYTLAVPQALYDKGLKDFSDIPKFKKELDSKIYGIEPGNDGNRTIQSMIDKNAFGLKDAGFKIVQSSEAGMLSQVDRAQKRGEALVFLGWEPHPMNTRFKMQYLTGGDEFFGPDFGKATVLTNTRKGYVQECSNVGQLLKNLSFELKDESTMMGYVLDDKMKPEAAAKKWLKDNPGKLEAWLAGVTTVDGKPGLEAAKAKLTQ, encoded by the coding sequence ATGAAAGGTTCACCATCGCTTTTGCTGGTTGCGTTGCTGTCCGCGCCTTTGCTGGCACAGGCCGCCGAACCCGAGCAATGCCAGACGGTACGGTTCTCGGATGTCGGCTGGACCGACATCACGGTCACCACCGCGACCACCAGCGTTGTGCTCGAAGCACTGGGTTACAAGACCCACACCACCATGATCTCGGTACCGGTGACCTACAAGTCGCTGGCCACCGGCAAGGACCTGGACGTGTTTCTCGGCAACTGGATGCCGACCATGGAGAACGACATCAAGCAATACCGCGACGCCGGCACTGTAGAAACCGTGCGCGCCAACCTGGAAAACGCCAAATACACCCTGGCGGTGCCCCAGGCGCTGTATGACAAGGGCCTGAAGGATTTCAGCGACATTCCCAAGTTCAAGAAAGAACTCGACAGCAAGATCTACGGCATCGAACCCGGCAACGATGGCAACCGCACCATCCAGAGCATGATCGACAAGAACGCCTTCGGCCTGAAGGACGCCGGCTTCAAGATCGTCCAGTCCAGCGAGGCCGGCATGCTGTCGCAGGTCGACCGCGCGCAGAAACGCGGCGAGGCGCTGGTGTTCCTCGGCTGGGAACCGCACCCGATGAACACCCGCTTCAAGATGCAGTACCTGACTGGCGGGGACGAGTTCTTCGGCCCCGACTTCGGCAAGGCGACCGTATTGACCAACACCCGCAAGGGTTATGTGCAGGAATGCAGCAACGTTGGCCAGCTGTTGAAGAATCTGTCGTTCGAGCTCAAGGATGAAAGCACCATGATGGGCTATGTCCTGGACGACAAGATGAAACCCGAGGCGGCTGCCAAGAAGTGGCTCAAGGACAACCCAGGCAAACTGGAGGCCTGGCTGGCCGGCGTTACCACCGTGGATGGCAAACCCGGCCTTGAGGCGGCCAAGGCCAAGCTGACGCAATAA
- a CDS encoding thioesterase family protein gives MPALITYRTPVQEDWVDYNGHLRDAFYLLIFSYATDALMERIGLDADSRGQSGNSLFTLEAHINYLHEVKLGTEVWVQTQIIGFDRKRLHVYHSLHRAGFDEALAASEQMLLHVDLAGPKSAPFSEQSVGLLQGLVEQQQDLPPAEFVGRVIGLPAAK, from the coding sequence ATGCCCGCATTGATTACCTACCGCACCCCGGTCCAGGAGGACTGGGTCGACTACAACGGGCACCTGCGCGATGCCTTCTACTTGCTGATCTTCAGCTATGCCACCGATGCGCTGATGGAGCGCATCGGCCTGGATGCCGACAGCCGTGGGCAGAGCGGTAATTCACTGTTCACCCTGGAGGCACACATCAACTACCTGCACGAAGTGAAGCTGGGCACCGAGGTGTGGGTGCAGACGCAGATCATCGGCTTCGACCGCAAGCGCCTGCATGTCTACCACAGCCTGCACCGGGCGGGGTTCGACGAGGCGCTGGCGGCCAGTGAGCAGATGCTGCTGCATGTGGACCTGGCGGGACCGAAGTCGGCGCCGTTCAGTGAGCAGAGTGTCGGGTTGCTGCAAGGCTTGGTGGAGCAACAACAGGATCTGCCGCCGGCCGAGTTCGTGGGCCGGGTAATAGGCCTGCCTGCAGCAAAGTGA
- a CDS encoding L-carnitine dehydrogenase yields MTFITEIKTFAALGSGVIGSGWVARALAHGLDVVAWDPAPGAEQALRKRIANAWPALEKQGLAPGASQDRLKFVATIEECVRDADFIQESAPERLDLKLDLHAKISAAAKPDAIIGSSTSGLLPSEFYESATHPERCVVGHPFNPVYLLPLVEIVGGNRTAPEAIEAARTIYTASGMRPLHVRKEVPGFIADRLLEALWREALHLVNDGVASTGEIDDAIRFGAGLRWSFMGTFLTYTLAGGDAGMRHFMAQFGPALKLPWTYLPAPELTDKLIDDVVEGTAEQLGERSIAALERYRDDTLLAVLEAVKTSKASHGMAFGD; encoded by the coding sequence ATGACCTTCATCACCGAGATCAAGACCTTCGCCGCCCTGGGTAGTGGCGTGATCGGCAGCGGCTGGGTCGCCCGCGCCCTGGCCCACGGCCTGGACGTGGTCGCCTGGGACCCGGCACCCGGCGCCGAGCAGGCCTTGCGCAAGCGCATCGCCAACGCCTGGCCCGCGCTGGAGAAGCAAGGCCTGGCGCCGGGCGCATCACAAGACCGCCTGAAGTTCGTCGCCACCATCGAGGAATGCGTCCGCGACGCCGACTTCATCCAGGAAAGCGCACCTGAGCGCCTGGACCTGAAACTCGACCTGCACGCAAAGATCAGCGCTGCCGCCAAACCCGACGCGATCATCGGCTCCAGCACTTCGGGCCTGCTGCCCAGCGAATTCTACGAGTCGGCCACCCACCCCGAGCGCTGCGTGGTCGGCCACCCGTTCAACCCGGTGTACCTGCTGCCGCTGGTGGAAATCGTCGGCGGCAACCGCACCGCCCCCGAGGCCATCGAAGCTGCCAGGACCATCTACACCGCCTCGGGCATGCGCCCGCTGCACGTGCGCAAGGAAGTGCCCGGGTTCATCGCCGACCGCCTGCTCGAAGCCCTGTGGCGCGAGGCCCTGCACCTGGTCAACGACGGCGTGGCCAGCACCGGCGAGATCGACGATGCCATCCGCTTCGGCGCCGGCCTGCGCTGGTCGTTCATGGGCACCTTCCTCACCTACACCCTGGCCGGTGGCGATGCTGGCATGCGCCACTTCATGGCCCAGTTCGGCCCGGCGCTGAAGCTGCCGTGGACCTACCTGCCAGCCCCGGAGCTCACCGACAAGCTGATCGACGATGTGGTCGAAGGCACCGCGGAGCAACTGGGCGAACGCAGCATCGCCGCACTGGAGCGCTATCGTGATGACACCCTGCTGGCAGTGCTGGAAGCGGTGAAGACCAGCAAGGCCAGCCACGGTATGGCTTTCGGCGACTGA
- a CDS encoding GlxA family transcriptional regulator: MPQIIHFLLLPGFSAMGFISALEPLRVANRFKGPLYRWQVLSLDGGAVQASNGMSVNADAALAAGEPGGTLLIVAGFEPLACYGPTLQQALRRLDHEGVILGGIDTGAVVLAEAGLLDGHRATVHWEALEAFKENYPSLQATQELFEIDRRRITCAGGTASIDLMLDLIAQAHGSELAVQVSEQFVLGRIRQRQDHQRMQIASRYGISNKKLVKVIGEMERNTEQPLNTQVLAEAVQVTRRQLERLFRVHLDDTPSGFYLRLRLDKARQLLRQTDMSVLEVGVACGFESASYFTRCYRARYQRCPREDRLARVV; this comes from the coding sequence ATGCCGCAAATCATTCACTTTCTGTTGTTGCCCGGGTTCTCGGCCATGGGTTTCATCAGTGCCCTGGAGCCACTGCGGGTGGCCAACCGCTTCAAGGGCCCGTTGTATCGCTGGCAGGTATTGAGCCTGGATGGCGGGGCGGTGCAGGCCAGCAATGGCATGTCGGTGAACGCCGACGCCGCACTGGCAGCGGGCGAACCTGGCGGCACCCTGCTGATCGTCGCCGGCTTCGAGCCACTGGCCTGTTACGGGCCGACGCTGCAGCAGGCGCTACGCCGCCTGGACCATGAGGGGGTGATTCTGGGTGGCATTGATACTGGCGCGGTGGTGCTGGCCGAGGCTGGCCTGCTCGACGGCCACCGCGCCACCGTGCACTGGGAGGCGCTGGAGGCGTTCAAGGAGAATTACCCGAGCCTGCAGGCGACCCAGGAGCTGTTCGAGATCGATCGGCGGCGCATCACCTGTGCCGGTGGCACCGCTTCGATCGACCTGATGCTCGACCTGATTGCCCAGGCCCACGGTAGTGAACTGGCGGTGCAGGTGTCGGAGCAGTTCGTGCTCGGACGTATCCGCCAGCGACAGGACCACCAGCGCATGCAGATCGCCAGCCGCTATGGCATCAGCAACAAGAAGCTGGTGAAGGTGATTGGCGAAATGGAGCGCAACACCGAGCAGCCGCTCAATACCCAGGTGCTGGCCGAAGCGGTGCAGGTGACCCGGCGCCAGCTGGAGCGGCTGTTTCGCGTGCACCTGGATGACACCCCCAGTGGGTTCTACTTGCGACTACGCCTGGACAAGGCACGGCAGTTGTTGCGCCAGACCGACATGAGTGTGCTGGAGGTGGGGGTGGCGTGCGGGTTCGAGTCGGCTTCATACTTTACCCGCTGCTATCGGGCGCGTTACCAGCGTTGCCCGCGGGAGGACCGCTTGGCCCGGGTGGTTTGA
- a CDS encoding lysozyme inhibitor LprI family protein, with the protein MKSMAWLVLLAVVSGAQAGEEESTPCDNVETDQQTYACAAFNKQTAERELKAAYDELIQRIRDQYADESDQATALVGRMDAAEKLWAQLRDADCKVETYAEKPGSKAFEAAWDTCVAQRSDDRSEYLQSIGQQ; encoded by the coding sequence ATGAAATCAATGGCATGGCTGGTACTGCTGGCTGTCGTATCGGGCGCCCAGGCCGGCGAGGAAGAAAGCACCCCGTGCGACAACGTCGAGACCGACCAGCAGACCTACGCCTGCGCTGCGTTCAACAAGCAGACCGCCGAGCGCGAGCTGAAAGCGGCGTATGACGAACTGATCCAGCGCATCCGCGACCAGTATGCCGATGAAAGCGACCAGGCCACTGCGCTGGTCGGGCGCATGGACGCGGCCGAGAAGCTGTGGGCGCAGCTGCGCGATGCCGACTGCAAGGTCGAGACCTACGCCGAGAAGCCCGGGAGCAAGGCGTTCGAGGCGGCGTGGGATACCTGCGTGGCGCAGCGCAGTGATGACCGCTCGGAGTACCTGCAGTCCATCGGCCAGCAGTAA